One window from the genome of Nitrosopumilus sp. encodes:
- a CDS encoding helicase C-terminal domain-containing protein yields MKKDVILSLLQKFPENFIPREIQKDILSQIEEKLNSGFKKIILCAPTGVGKSLVGATVSNYFDSSFTVTASKHLQDQYIKDIPFLKPVKGKQNFPCLKLMSSEKVDNERRAMRWGLTCDKGECQERVSKNGKEVFEICKFKPTINQVEDNSYDSESCHYYLQKYDALVSKHSLWNYHAFFTIMKFNRKLFEDYLDRKITIFDEAHKIEDQIIQFVGFDIFSGQVDECNLNSEKYDFTDLDSMIKLTDDMAYAYAKKIKDIKESPAFQNNPDYELITGLERRHDRSAQAKIDIMSNKENFVVNDPVKDLNGNFRTISVKPIDVSKFANSFFETEYQIFMSATIDKSSFCENMGLEQDDVAFVDTPKSPFPLEHRTIDLLNIRRLSYGSTDEDELEVIKAIDRIMDEHSQERGLILTSSIPRCQKIIRYLSPKNTKRIRLCHSKNKDDKTQDEVISEHAADPTGVLLSSSLWEGVNLKDDLSRFQIIAKVPYPNYTEKRTRAKMNKFPLWYTSQTLTKILQGFGRSIRSNDDWAKTYVLDTAVNNVFFKGQQMIPKAYYDVLGMN; encoded by the coding sequence ATAAAAAAAGATGTAATCCTGTCATTATTACAAAAATTCCCTGAAAATTTTATACCTAGAGAAATACAAAAAGACATTCTTTCCCAAATTGAAGAGAAATTAAATTCTGGGTTTAAAAAAATTATTTTATGTGCACCTACGGGTGTGGGAAAATCTCTTGTTGGAGCAACAGTATCAAATTATTTTGATAGCTCATTTACTGTTACTGCCTCAAAACATCTACAGGATCAATATATCAAAGATATTCCGTTTTTAAAACCTGTAAAAGGTAAGCAAAATTTCCCTTGTCTTAAACTGATGTCCTCAGAAAAAGTGGATAATGAAAGAAGAGCCATGAGGTGGGGTCTGACTTGTGACAAAGGAGAATGTCAAGAAAGAGTTTCTAAAAACGGTAAAGAAGTTTTTGAAATTTGTAAATTCAAGCCTACCATAAACCAAGTTGAAGACAACTCATATGATTCTGAATCCTGTCATTATTACTTACAAAAATATGATGCTCTAGTCTCAAAACATTCTCTTTGGAATTACCATGCCTTTTTCACAATAATGAAATTTAACCGAAAACTCTTTGAGGATTATTTGGATAGAAAAATAACTATTTTTGATGAGGCTCATAAAATTGAAGACCAAATAATTCAGTTTGTCGGGTTTGATATTTTTAGTGGTCAGGTAGATGAATGTAATCTTAATTCTGAAAAATATGATTTTACTGATTTAGATTCCATGATAAAATTAACTGACGATATGGCATATGCATATGCAAAAAAAATTAAAGATATCAAAGAAAGTCCCGCATTTCAAAATAACCCTGATTATGAATTAATCACAGGTTTAGAACGCCGTCATGATAGGTCGGCACAAGCTAAAATTGACATAATGTCTAATAAGGAAAACTTTGTTGTAAATGATCCTGTAAAGGATCTTAATGGTAATTTTAGAACTATCTCTGTAAAACCCATTGACGTTTCAAAATTTGCAAATTCTTTTTTTGAAACTGAATATCAAATTTTTATGTCTGCCACAATTGACAAGTCAAGCTTTTGTGAAAATATGGGTTTGGAACAAGACGATGTGGCTTTTGTTGACACTCCAAAATCTCCTTTCCCTCTTGAACATAGAACTATAGATCTTCTTAACATAAGACGACTAAGCTATGGTTCTACCGATGAGGATGAACTTGAAGTTATTAAAGCAATTGACAGAATAATGGATGAGCATTCTCAAGAACGAGGATTGATTTTAACTTCTTCTATTCCTAGATGTCAAAAAATAATTAGATATCTTTCTCCAAAAAATACTAAGAGAATTAGACTTTGTCATAGTAAAAACAAAGATGATAAAACCCAAGATGAAGTGATTTCTGAACATGCTGCTGATCCTACTGGGGTCTTGCTTTCTTCTTCTCTTTGGGAAGGAGTTAATTTGAAAGATGATTTGTCTAGATTTCAAATTATTGCAAAAGTTCCATATCCAAACTATACTGAAAAACGTACTAGGGCCAAAATGAATAAATTTCCTTTGTGGTATACGTCTCAAACTCTTACTAAGATTTTACAAGGTTTTGGACGCTCGATTCGAAGTAATGATGATTGGGCTAAAACATATGTTCTTGATACTGCAGTAAACAATGTATTTTTCAAGGGTCAACAAATGATTCCAAAAGCTTACTATGACGTATTGGGAATGAATTGA
- a CDS encoding matrixin family metalloprotease, with protein MKAVYVIIALVLFVGYVWYADLLPFSPNSSSVGLSPSVEKIQQISNAITDDHQIIYYSFENVPDVPDKQIPINALMKAIDNWENTNPNLEFIQSEKSNIEIKWQKYAPLTHTGLATCNSVLFGILSHCVLDISIGAEDCNSNFVQNDENMVVNILMHEIGHALGLGHTSEKNHLMYSTQSPEIDFNSQGYNVPERLDELYVGQKLLLIQEQELQSQIESLNRKINLEQSQYDEYLKQYEFYEGKMLSQSDYKKAQRALDTLNIQIEKVNALIDQQNDLIIQINDIINQLGCDPNFEVKSQLTK; from the coding sequence TTGAAAGCAGTTTATGTAATAATTGCACTAGTTCTATTTGTTGGCTATGTCTGGTATGCTGATTTATTGCCCTTTTCACCTAACTCTTCATCTGTAGGACTATCTCCTTCAGTTGAAAAGATTCAACAAATTTCTAATGCAATTACTGATGATCATCAGATTATCTATTACTCGTTTGAAAATGTACCTGATGTTCCAGATAAACAGATTCCAATTAATGCCTTAATGAAAGCAATAGATAACTGGGAAAATACAAATCCTAATTTAGAATTTATTCAATCTGAAAAATCTAATATTGAAATTAAATGGCAAAAATATGCTCCATTAACGCATACTGGACTTGCAACATGTAATTCCGTTTTATTTGGAATTTTAAGTCATTGTGTTTTAGATATTTCAATTGGAGCAGAAGATTGTAATTCTAATTTTGTACAGAATGACGAAAATATGGTTGTGAATATTTTAATGCATGAAATAGGCCATGCGTTGGGATTGGGTCATACAAGTGAAAAAAATCATCTAATGTATTCTACTCAATCACCTGAAATTGATTTTAATTCTCAAGGCTATAATGTACCAGAAAGATTAGATGAACTTTATGTGGGGCAAAAATTATTATTAATTCAAGAACAAGAACTCCAATCCCAAATTGAATCTCTAAACAGAAAAATAAATTTAGAGCAATCCCAATATGATGAATATCTTAAGCAATACGAATTCTATGAAGGAAAGATGCTTTCTCAATCAGATTACAAAAAAGCTCAAAGAGCGTTAGATACTCTTAATATTCAAATAGAAAAAGTTAATGCCTTAATTGATCAGCAAAATGATTTAATCATACAAATTAATGACATCATAAATCAATTGGGATGTGATCCTAATTTTGAAGTTAAATCCCAACTAACTAAATAA